One Besnoitia besnoiti strain Bb-Ger1 chromosome VIII, whole genome shotgun sequence DNA segment encodes these proteins:
- a CDS encoding hypothetical protein (encoded by transcript BESB_082740), giving the protein MGGTRHLSRSRSRSPVRARGGRHRNDRDERRGYGSWRTGRNARSYNNARGNKGAVLEFSNSQSSFYGGGEHSRRHGGGSRFANGGRSGGSEISGRGDSFAETKSGGGRLLLSEEEEQERLMAGPMMNFKQFVMTRPDHCTQKQLSQDYEMYVEQYREHHAKLFFSNHGKKAFMRELYHPNLVRRQYELLKCRAKNAARVFLQKLHRGFFSDLSLDADYAGLRQFIEDSPGISIRVLERQRFSCFCRFYFSDGSPLLWGDWPSQRTVEVQSTVVELEDENGDEEMNDEEGKPKSSSRRTVAHPEPPYLLLPTTGCLVIRDVDAAISKFDIHDELVKKGALYVGMAEGASPVEPRTAFVLFPDEETKRAAMESIRDMTIKVTKPMITITLSGDEQETFKVISLTLSEPSEPSTCDVSVTPPAACTPKRIQKDLDISRTLIMQLDEQLGVWDGEERHPLLSSLPDDVDDKRRLDVQITYLRQVHSLCYYSGEMCKDAVDLNTRCGGGYLRPQIPPSLQHYLETASTDDEEVDSGGEGEDVTTNGSKGRNNSYGDKSGSRARPSSGTENDSDAPHAFEQDQNMEADEDVDGRQGAGAKRRYISRSQRRWIRQLDTRLEGLLSTAKQLTALLPAAIDEDTPVINMKWTAFCHEKVFEDDENKHRCRLCNKPFKAPVFVFKHLRKKHEEELDLIIDKYASIIMKDLYMKDPNKPIVLPRESSRDSVAEEGPLYQRASDFATPWAAGSRAHSSGGVSSDSGALSTGYSVPGPYGMVMVPAHLAAGGALYAVPAPGSAGHTGGMMMPPPPPPQYYPVGGGPMPGAPAYSNRGTHTSRRPDWDAPEPVPAGKFGSQAAGGGSRALASYDDL; this is encoded by the exons ATGGGGGGGACGCGCCATCTGAGTCGCAGCCGCAGTAGGTCGCCGGTGCGAGCACGCGGAGGCCGTCACAGAAATGATCGTGACGAGCGGCGGGGTTACGGATCGTGGAGGACCGGACGAAACGCCAGGAGCTATAACAATGCGAGAGGCAACAAGGGAGCTGTACTGGAGTTCTCAAACTCTCAGTCATCGTTTTATGGTGGCGGCGAGCATTCACGTCGTCACGGAGGGGGGAGCAGATTTGCGAACGGCGGCAGAAGTGGTGGGTCGGAAATCAGCGGACGAGGAGATTCTTTTGCTGAGACCAAGTCTGGAGGCGGGAGACTCCTGCTatccgaggaagaagaacaGGAGCGGTTGATGGCTGGACCAATGATGAATTTCAAGCAGTTCGTCATGACACGG CCAGACCACTGTACGCAAAAGCAGCTGTCCCAGGACTACGAGATGTATGTGGAGCAGTATCGGGAACACCACGCCAAGTTGTTCTTCTCCAATCATGGCAAGAAGGCCTTTATGAGAGAGCTGTACCACCCGAACCTTGTTCGGCGTCAGTACGAACTGCTCAAATGCCGTGCAAAGAACGCGGCCAGAGTCTTTTTACAG AAGCTGCACAGAGGGTTCTTCTCCGACTTGTCGCTGGACGCAGACTACGCGGGTCTCCGGCAGTTCATTGAGGACAGCCCAGGCAT CAGCATTCGAGTGTTGGAGCGCCAGCGATTTTCATGCTTCTGTCGATTTTACTTTTCAGATGGCTCTCCGTTGTTGTGGGGAGACTGGCCGAGCCAACGGACCGTGGAAGTCCAGTCGACGGTGGTCGAGTTGGAGGACGAGAATGGAGATGAGGAGATGAATGACGAGGAAGGGAAACCAAAGTCGAGCTCACGCAGGACTGTGGCACATCCGGAGCCGCCGTATCTCCTCCTCCCAACAACAGGCTGCTTAGTGATTCGCGATGTGGATGCAGCTATTTCCAAGTTCGACATTCACGACGAACTGGTT AAAAAAGGCGCCCTGTATGTCGGAATGGCGGAAGGGGCGAGCCCGGTAGAGCCTCGCACAGCCTTTGTGCTTTTCCCCGATGAGGAGACGAAAAGGGCGGCCATGGAAAGTATTCGAGATATGAC AATCAAGGTCACGAAGCCGATGATCACAATTACACTGAGCGGCGATGAGCAAGAGACCTTCAAAGTGATATCTCTTACTCTATCGGAGCCCTCTGAACCAAGCACCTGCGACGTCTCGGTCACGCCACCAGCGGCGTGCACGCCGAAACGGATTCAAAAAGATCTGGACATTTCGAGAACTCTAATCATGCAGCTTG ATGAGCAGCTTGGAGTGTGGGACGGTGAGGAGAGGCACCCCCTTCTGTCTTCTCTTCCGGATGACGTCGACGACAAACG GCGTTTGGACGTCCAGATTACGTATTTGCGCCAGGTCCACTCGCTGTGTTACTACAGCGGCGAG ATGTGCAAGGATGCGGTCGATCTGAACACGCGATGCGGAGGCGGATATCTCCGCCCTCAGATTCCACCCAGTTTGCAGCACTACTTGGAGACTGCCTCGACGGATGACGAGGAAGTAGACAGTGgaggggaaggcgaagacgttACCACGAATGGGAGTAAAGGACGCAACAACAGCTACGGCGACAAAAGCGGCAGTAGAGCTAGACCCAGCAGCGGCACGGAGAACGACAGTGACGCCCCCCACGCGTTCGAACAGGACCAAAACATGGAGGCAGATGAGGACGTGGACGGAAGACAAGGGGCCGGGGCAAAACGCCGCTACATCTCCAGGTCACAGCGGCGGTGGATAAGGCAACTGGATACGCGTCTCGAAGGTCTGCTGAGTACAGCCAAACAGTTGACCGCGCTCTTGCCAGCCGCTATTGATGAGGATACTCCTGTGATAAATATGAAGTGGACGGCTTTCTGCCATGAG AAAGTcttcgaggacgacgaaaaCAAGCATCGCTGTCGGCTGTGTAACAAACCTTTCAAAGCGCCGGTTTTCGTCTTCAAGCATCTTCGAAAGAAGCACGAAGAGGAGCTTGACCTCATCATAGATAAG TATGCCAGCATCATCATGAAGGACCTGTACATGAAGGATCCAAACAAGCCTATCGTGTTGCCCCGGGAATCTTCCAGGGACAGCGTTGCGGAGGAGGGGCCACTCTACCAGCGAGCCTCCGATTTTGCGACCCCATGGGCCGCCGGCTCGCGGGCGCATAGCTCCGGGGGGGTCTCCTCCGATTCGGGCGCTTTGTCGACCGGTTACTCTGTCCCTGGCCCATACGGCATGGTGATGGTGCCTGCGCACCTTGCAGCTGGCG GAGCACTGTACGCGGTTCCTGCTCCGGGTAGCGCTGGCCACACGGGAGGGATGATGATGCCTCCTCCACCTCCTCCTCAGTATTATCCTGTCG GTGGAGGACCAATGCCGGGGGCTCCAGCGTATAGCAACCGAGGCACCCATACCTCCCGCCGCCCCGACTGGGATGCACCCGAACCCGTACCCGCCGGCAAGTTTGGGTCGCAG GCTGCGGGAGGTGGATCACGCGCGTTGGCGAGTTACGATGATCTGTGA
- a CDS encoding hypothetical protein (encoded by transcript BESB_082750), with protein sequence MGQLLQLQHLAAEWLHNNTKVLIADSWNSTLPLSPGDIIIVAPVTRGYSSTGQNETDDLSVFNTDGRPSQPPMRLPMMHKKKRPTTSNDSTQHNLHGSSLGPNSGSDEHPHAGGPEDHTIEEKDELQQTPSSETSELNTQRNGDSKTAEMTGHATTTSRGESSRLSHAQEAGGELTVTQSGANVIQALLKGVRQFLRSLPPHALSAPEPTGDKDADAASSGNEDSDVSVKLANTDVQETATSREQHGEPEDETATEEVHSLKSSRMRNSKIAASAVTRRCAGGGSSQNEDSPALDSCAFDDEAYEFLDKVTRTGSGARMSPSNKYHRRQREGDSNDPSCVLWRQGCRICGCFSGDVICSPYCALGPAAYGRHPVTTPDPDESEAVSPTELSPDIDGWSCCLMEKQEVDKHPTLFKTAMQIIRSVPYGMWDDGIKPRERGRKSESPELNGDQNRADQNDTRAASPTEPAPASAASTEVQTVASVQEDRKDRNKRTRTGGSPSVEDSEQMQSHNAEHSGLQPLDLPPAADRNTSEADDHRGEGTYNSTLPSVITEALSNSSSLITQNITKAAIEAATRAAVEAAAKAAFEVAHAAFEAAIGPARDQQVSLGEDAVPKVDEDATKEGMSERLEDAHRSRPDQSNGEANTAPPPSSSSLNVSVPPFAAAAVSSAYQEQHHSATGDAALMAALAAALTEQNSGGTSATTILSGPGQLANLLLQQLSSQQGTGLTTHQSQNPQGNSLLAQQAASAEVSPSRTPAGRPTDGMELAQTRKEKEGDPYGGPPAACPPSCEIYFDGCTSCRCFDGGALCRARTCSRLVSAPTCLKGEYAYASHRQQTEVFPLRTL encoded by the coding sequence ATGGGCCAGCTCTTGCAACTACAGCACCTTGCTGCAGAGTGGCTCCATAACAACACGAAAGTGCTGATAGCAGACTCCTGGAATTCTACCTTACCATTGAGCCCCGGGGATATTATTATTGTTGCACCTGTCACCCGCGGCTATAGTTCTACAGGCCAAAATGAGACAGATGATCTGTCAGTATTCAACACTGATGGCAGACCATCCCAACCCCCCATGCGTCTGCCAATGATGCACAAGAAAAAGCGGCCTACCACGTCAAACGACAGCACTCAGCATAACTTGCACGGATCGTCGCTTGGCCCCAATTCAGGAAGTGATGAACACCCCCACGCAGGAGGACCTGAGGACCATACTatcgaggagaaggacgagcTACAACAAACACCTTCGTCGGAGACATCTGAACTAAATACTCAGCGCAACGGAGATAGTAAGACTGCGGAGATGACAGGGCATGCCACAACTACCTCTAGGGGCGAGTCGTCCCGACTGAGCCACGCTCAGGAAGCCGGAGGCGAGCTGACTGTAACACAGTCTGGCGCCAATGTGATCCAAGCGCTATTGAAGGGCGTAAGGCAGTTCCTACGCAGTCTTCCACCGCATGCCTTGTCAGCACCGGAACCCACCGGAGACaaggacgccgacgcggcatCTAGCGGAAATGAAGACTCAGATGTATCAGTAAAGCTAGCAAATACAGATGTGCAAGAAACAGCAACATCGCGTGAACAGCATGGGGAACCAGAGGACGAGACAGCTACGGAAGAAGTCCATTCGCTGAAGTCCTCGCGGATGCGAAACAGTAAAATAGCTGCCTCAGCTGTCACTAGAAGATGTGCTGGAGGAGGATCCTCGCAGAATGAGGACTCTCCAGCGCTGGATTCCTGTGCGTTCGATGATGAAGCTTACGAATTCCTGGACAAAGTCACACGGACTGGATCAGGGGCCAGGATGTCACCATCCAACAAGTATCACAGACGGCAACGCGAAGGAGACTCGAATGATCCGTCGTGCGTCCTGTGGCGTCAAGGCTGCCGCATCTGTGGATGCTTTTCTGGAGACGTTATTTGCTCGCCATACTGCGCACTCGGCCCCGCTGCATATGGGCGCCATCCTGTTACAACGCCTGATCCAGATGAGTCAGAAGCTGTGAGCCCGACAGAGTTGTCTCCTGATATCGATGGCTGGAGTTGTTGCTTGATGGAGAAACAAGAAGTCGATAAACACCCTACGCTTTTCAAAACGGCCATGCAAATCATCCGTTCCGTTCCTTACGGCATGTGGGATGACGGAATCAAGCCTCGGGAAAGAGGCAGAAAGTCCGAATCACCAGAACTCAACGGCGACCAGAACCGTGCTGACCAGAATGATACCCGTGCAGCGTCTCCTACAGAGCCAGCgccagcgtctgcagcatcTACGGAAGTTCAGACAGTTGCCTCTGTCCAAGAAGACAGAAAGGATAGGAACAAAAGAACTCGGACAGGAGGAAGCCCGAGTGTTGAAGATAGTGAACAAATGCAGTCTCACAATGCTGAACACTCTGGTTTACAACCGCTTGACCTGCCACCGGCCGCAGATAGAAACACGTCGGAAGCCGATGACCATAGAGGAGAGGGCACGTATAACTCTACTTTGCCGTCCGTGATAACGGAGGCACTGAGCAACTCTTCTTCTCTAATAACTCAGAATATCACCAAGGCAGCAATTGAAGCAGCTACGAGAGCGGCGGTGGAAGCTGCTGCGAAGGCAGCTTTTGAAGTAGCTCATGCGGCTTTTGAGGCAGCCATTGGGCCTGCGCGTGACCAGCAGGTCTCATTAGGAGAGGATGCCGTTCCAAAGGTTGATGAAGATGCAACGAAGGAAGGCATGAGCGAGCGGCTTGAGGACGCCCATCGTAGTCGGCCCGACCAGAGCAATGGAGAGGCTAATACGGCCCCCCCTCCTTCATCTTCCAGTCTAAATGTTTCAGTGCCACCtttcgcagctgctgcagtgtCCTCGGCGTACCAAGAGCAGCACCATTCCGCTACGGGGGACGCAGCGTTGATGGCCGCGCTGGCAGCAGCGCTCACAGAGCAGAATTCAGGAGGAACGAGCGCCACCACCATACTATCTGGACCTGGACAGCTTGCTAACCTACTTTTGCAGCAGCTGTCGTCTCAACAAGGTACAGGCTTAACAACTCACCAGTCGCAAAACCCTCAGGGTAattcgcttctcgctcagCAGGCCGCATCGGCCGAAGTTTCACCTTCACGCACCCCCGCGGGCCGACCTACGGACGGGATGGAGCTGGCTCAGACAcggaaggagaaagagggtGATCCTTATGGCGGACCTCCAGCTGCATGCCCTCCTAGCTGCGAGATCTATTTTGATGGATGTACAAGTTGCAGGTGTTTCGATGGAGGAGCTCTCTGCAGAGCTCGCACGTGTTCGAGACTAGTTTCCGCTCCAACCTGCCTGAAAGGTGAATATGCGTATGCCTCCCACAGACAACAGACAGAAGTGTTTCCTTTACGAACGCTCTGA
- a CDS encoding dihydroorotase (encoded by transcript BESB_082760) has product MADEPVSQQNGARNGEGSPCGCPPASKPMIIPLISDMHVHLRQDEMAKLVTPTIKPGGCRRVLVMPNTVPPVTTCEQAAAYREQLISLDSSVEYLMTLFLSPELSIDDLRQNAKACRVVGVKSYPKGVTTNSDKGVESYEQYYPLFEAMEELGLTLHLHGEVPGVAALDAEEAFLPFFEQLHARFPSLKIVLEHVSTAAAIQTIKRMPSNVGATITPHHLLITVDDVMKAETVKMATESGGNRALCCAGAVANPHNFCKPLAKMNEDRAALQQVVREGDSHFFLGSDSAPHPRTSKEGSPPAAGVFTQPLLLAYLTDIFAKLGCLSKLRKFADVNAATFFGFDAATLEEDAECAVIYPAPQTVPAIFNIAGQPGEGVVPFIAGKELSYTVTVQRLTSTMLKEFEEL; this is encoded by the exons ATGGCGGACGAACCTGTTTCCCAACAGAATGGAGCGAGAAACGGAGAAGGCAGCCCATGCGGCTGCCCACCGGCATCAAAACCGATGATTATCCCGCTCATAAGCGATATGCATGTCCACCTCCGACAAGACGAAATGGCGAAACTAGTTACCCCGACGATCAAGCCAGGAGGATG CCGGCGAGTCTTGGTCATGCCCAATACCGTCCCTCCGGTCACAACATGTGAACAAGCCGCGGCGTATAGAGAGCAGCTCATCAGCCTG GATTCGAGCGTGGAATATTTGATGACGCTGTTCCTGTCTCCGGAGTTGTCGATTGACGACCTTCGGCAGAATGCAAAGGCCTGTCGCGTCGTGGGG GTGAAGAGCTACCCGAAGGGGGTCACGACGAACTCAGACAAAGGCGTTGAG AGCTACGAGCAGTATTACCCGCTCTTTGAAGCCATGGAAGAACTGGGGCTCACGCTCCACTTACATGGAGAAGTGCCAGGGGTGGCCGCTCTTGATGCAGAAGAGGCCTTCCTACCCTTCTTCGAGCAG CTTCACGCCAGATTCCCTTCCCTGAAGATTGTCCTGGAGCACGTCTCAACCGCCGCTGCCATCCAAACAATCAAGCGCATGCCGTCCAATGTCGGCGCCACCATAACACCGCATCATTTGTTG ATAACGGTCGACGACGTCATGAAGGCAGAGACTGTCAAGATGGCCACAGAGTCGGGAGGCAACAGAGCCCTATGCTGTGCCGGAGCGGTTGCCAACCCTCACAACTTTTGCAAGCCGTTGGCAAAAATGAACGAAGACCGCGCGGCGCTACAGCAG GTTGTCCGCGAAGGAGATAGCCACTTCTTCCTGGGATCGGACTCAGCGCCCCATCCCAG GACCTCGAAAGAAGGGtccccgcctgctgcgggcgTGTTTACACAGCCACTTCTTCTCGCT TATTTGACTGACATATTCGCAAAGCTTGGCTGTCTCTCCAAGCTTCGAAAGTTCGCGGACGTCAACGCGGCCACATTTTTCGGCTTCGACGCAGCAA CGttggaagaagacgcagagtgTGCTGTCATCTACCCAGCACCCCAAACG GTTCCCGCGATCTTCAACATTGCGGGTCAGCCTGGGGAAGGAGTCGTGCCTTTTATCGCGGGGAAGGAGCTGTCATATACAGTGACAGTCCAGCGGCTGACGTCTACCATGCTCAAAGAGTTTGAGGAGTTATGA
- a CDS encoding ribosomal protein RPL27 (encoded by transcript BESB_082770), with protein MRDIAPFLTAYAFLLSIPANVCFPAAASRLHVSRPECGAHTAEFPSFVSRHGRKRGCTSAVSSCLQSRRSKPALSELRLNPPTCRVRWEAAPAASHQPPCWLFPAATALPSLSFAAPLYTPTSSPPQLTPGLLYPANDAGRSAASLRALNGGTGGHAAGPQHRVLRSFRGHRTLAPSFPAPWLLPVGPYSPPAETTSLWATKKGGGSTKNGRDSHPKYLGVKKFGGEFVLAGHIVVRQRGTRYKAGDGVRLCRDDSLTAIRSGYVDFMPVYKFENHFRKRRWLKRHRRRIHAGFLVSVLDSKEESRGYQKREQLVLLRTLASSWINGAAFNPSVPSHHHALAPGDSDEATVSDQVPEAMMCGPELGPGEERHSSNVSNESVTSALTTGLREGVAWI; from the exons ATGCGCGACATCGCCCCTTTTTTGACGGCTTATGCCTTCCTACTTTCTATTCCCGCTAACGTGTGCTTCCCTGCAGCTGCCAGCCGGCTCCATGTCTCCAGGCCGGAATGCGGGGCTCACACTGCGGAATTCCCTTCCTTCGTGAGTCGACACGGCAGGAAACGTGGATGCACGAGCGCTGTGTCATCTTGCTTACAGTCGAGGCGTAGCAAGCCCGCGTTGTCCGAGCTGCGGCTGAATCCACCTACTTGCCGTGTCCGCTGGgaggccgcccccgccgcgtctcaTCAACCTCCTTGTTGGCTGTTTCCGGCTGCTACCGCTCTCCCGTCTCTGTctttcgcggcgcctctgtaTACTCCAACGTCCTCCCCGCCTCAACTGACGCCAGGACTCCTGTATCCGGCAAATGATGCCGGCCGAAGTGCCGCCTCCTTACGAGCACTGAACGGGGGGACCGGCGGACACGCGGCAGGACCACAACACAGGGTGCTTCGCTCGTTTCGAGGCCATCGGACTCTGGCGCCGAGCTTCCCTGCACCGTGGTTGCTGCCGGTGGGCCCCTACAGCCCTCCGGCCGAGACCACGTCTCTCTGGGCTACAAAGAAGGGAGGCGGCAGCACCAAGAACGGGCGCGACAGCCATCCCAAATATCTCG GTGTCAAAAAGTTTGGCGGCGAATTCGTCCTTGCTGGGCACATTGTCGTGAGACAACGGGGCACGCGATACAAAGCGGGAGACG GCGTGCGTCTATGCCGCGATGACTCGCTGACAGCGATTCGCAGCGGGTACGTCGACTTCATGCCAGTTTACAAGTTTGAGAATCACTTTAGGAAACGGCGTTGGCTCAAGAGGCATCGAAGACGCATTCACGCGGGATTCTTGGTGTCCGTCTTGGACAGTAAAGAAGAATCACGTGGCTATCAAAAGCGCGAACAACTCGTTCTTCTCCGAACTTTGGCCTCTTCCTGGATTAACGGCGCGGCATTCAATCCGTCTGTCCCCTCTCATCACCACGCGCTAGCTCCCGGAGACAGTGATGAGGCAACGGTTTCTGACCAAGTTCCTGAGGCAATGATGTGCGGCCCCGAACTCGGGCCGGGTGAGGAACGGCACTCAAGTAACGTTTCAAACGAATCCGTGACTAGTGCTCTGACTACTGGGCTCCGAGAGGGTGTTGCGTGGATTTGA